Proteins encoded by one window of Amaranthus tricolor cultivar Red isolate AtriRed21 chromosome 4, ASM2621246v1, whole genome shotgun sequence:
- the LOC130810631 gene encoding J domain-containing protein required for chloroplast accumulation response 1-like codes for MAKISQREKLLLGYASNSLSNSSSRRNSEVDFSDVFGGPPRRSSTHEFFQNEIGSTDCMNDDVEINADVDADERFPSSWLELGEKPVFGDQIGVRNRYSSQDFYDDVFGGDQPLLSCSLSPRIHMPGRNPFSSAPGSRPISPSRPLPPGVDPSVTLSKLSLPGRISSTDIMASTSMNQSSKSSRRSISRLRQSSQNDLASFGNKPTNSSKFSGTEYDAKPTMDSNENIQFHFSIYKWANKGVPIAMSSSKKRSPSRSKVKLITSERYLSSSKIDVIVNDASLSASKRRIQSNIQVRECKSEDAITEKFASDRQEGSKEVSDHSQKSLEQSSSKITKSSFRSLSSLFREHKKENRKPSAVKGGKESIVNDETETRSYKVNKTKVHGIDTSSGENKYVDKSQGRTKVKDYIKVFNQQSCPNAGSHSRSWRWKDITSTTTIEAESDVKTRQAKDDDEMQASFVSLGKTRSDSIREVDTISGSGSGSVSDTNASKSNKEPNKAVGESAPKINVNCVGDNHQVNGVSEDNGTESQETQSYERKVKQWSKGKERNMRALLSTLQFVLWPNSGWRPIPLVDIIEANAVKKAYQRALLCLHPDKLQQKGASPYQKLIAEKVFDILQEAWEQFNAIGLLS; via the exons ATGGCGAAAATTTCGCAGAGGGAGAAACTTCTGTTAGGATATGCTTCAAATTCTTTGTCAAACTCTTCAAGTAGAAGGAATTCTGAAGTTGATTTTAGTGATGTATTTGGTGGCCCACCCAGGCGTTCTTCTACTCATGAATTTTTCCAGAATGAAATCGGTTCCACGGATTGTATGAATGATGATGTTGAAATCAATGCCGATGTAGATGCTGATGAAAGGTTTCCGAGTTCATGGTTGGAATTAGGGGAGAAGCCAGTATTTGGGGATCAAATTGGGGTCCGAAACAGGTATTCGAGCCAGGATTTCTATGATGATGTATTTGGAGGTGATCAACCACTGTTGAGTTGTTCTTTGTCTCCGAGAATTCATATGCCAGGTAGAAACCCGTTTTCTTCGGCTCCGGGTTCTCGGCCTATCAGTCCTTCACGGCCTTTGCCTCCTGGCGTTGACCCCTCAGTTACTCTTTCAAAGTTGAG CCTGCCAGGAAGAATATCAAGCACAGACATTATGGCATCCACATCAATGAATCAAAGTTCCAAGTCTTCTAGGCGTTCTATTTCCAGATTAAGGCAAAGTTCCCAAAATGATTTAGCTTCCTTTGGTAACAAGCCAACAAACAGTAGCAAATTCAGTGGAACAGAATACGATGCAAAGCCTACAATGGATTCAAATGAAAATATTCAATTCcatttttcaatatataaatgggCAAACAAAGGAGTTCCTATTGCAATGTCATCCTCTAAGAAAAGAAGCCCTTCAAGATCGAAAGTTAAATTGATAACTAGTGAAAGATATTTGAGCAGTAGTAAAATTGATGTTATCGTTAATGATGCTTCTCTTTCTGCCAGCAAACGAAGAATACAATCTAATATTCAAGTAAGAGAGTGCAAATCAGAGGATGCAATTACTGAAAAATTTGCTTCTGACAGGCAAGAGGGTTCAAAAGAAGTGTCTGATCATTCACAGAAAAGTTTAGAACAAAGCTCTTCAAAGATTACTAAATCTAGTTTCAGGTCTCTAAGCTCCTTGTTTAGGGAACACAAAaaag AGAATAGAAAACCAAGCGCTGTTAAGGGAGGGAAGGAAAGCATAGTGAATGATGAAACAGAAACAAGAAGTTACAAAGTTAATAAAACTAAGGTGCATGGTATTGATACTTCGAGTGGAGAAAACAAATACGTTGACAAAAGCCAAGGAAGAACAAAAGTGAAGGATTATATCAAAGTTTTCAACCAACAATCTTGTCCAAATGCTGGAAGTCATAGTCGTAGTTGGAGATGGAAGGACATTACTAGCACAACCACCATTGAAGCTGAGAGTGATGTTAAAACTCGTCAGGCtaaagatgatgatgaaatgCAAGCTTCCTTTGTTAGCTTGGGCAAAACTCGGTCTGACTCCATACGTGAG GTTGATACCATCAGTGGCAGTGGCAGTGGCAGTGTTTCTGATACCAATgcttcaaaatcaaataaag AACCAAACAAAGCTGTTGGAGAATCTGCACCAAAAATCAATGTTAATTGTGTTGGTGACAACCATCAG GTTAATGGAGTGTCAGAAGACAATGGAACTGAGTCACAAGAAACTCAG aGTTATGAGCGTAAAGTAAAGCAATGGTCTAAAGGAAAGGAGAGAAACATGCGTGCCTTGCTCTCAACCCTGCAATTT GTTCTTTGGCCTAATAGTGGATGGAGACCGATTCCACTAGTTGATATAATAGAAGCCAATGCAGTGAAAAAAGCATATCAAAGAGCTCTATTATGTTTACACCCTGATAAATTGCAACAAAAAGGTGCTTCTCCTTATCAAAAGTTAATTGCAGAAAAGGTTTTTGATATTTTGCAG GAGGCTTGGGAGCAATTTAACGCCATTGGACTTCTCTCATAG
- the LOC130810624 gene encoding pterocarpan synthase 1 produces the protein MLAKIIFCSAVSLATLAVLLLAVLSPVPYKQHATTGSPKPLALSLYIQQPRTAHNMNHDTVSSARALTFHRMLTEGPESTSTIVGKAQGFFIPVEEFAHSSFNIIYLTFSTPEYSGSLSIQAKELGYKARDELKVVGGTGSFSFARGVAVVSKATERFSDVSTPIYQVNLQLSFPSQLQSQWV, from the coding sequence ATGCTAGCTAAAATCATATTCTGTTCAGCAGTTTCATTAGCCACATTAGCAGTTCTTCTGTTAGCTGTGCTATCACCCGTTCCTTACAAACAGCATGCTACGACTGGCTCACCGAAACCTTTAGCATTATCGTTGTACATCCAGCAGCCGAGGACTGCCCATAACATGAACCACGATACAGTCTCCTCTGCACGAGCATTAACTTTTCATCGGATGCTCACAGAAGGACCCGAAAGCACATCTACAATTGTAGGAAAAGCGCAAGGTTTTTTCATACCAGTAGAAGAATTTGCTCATTCGAGttttaacataatatatttaacaTTTAGCACACCTGAATATTCGGGAAGTTTGAGTATTCAAGCTAAGGAATTGGGATATAAGGCGAGGGATGAGCTTAAAGTTGTTGGGGGTACAGGGTCTTTCTCTTTTGCTCGTGGTGTTGCTGTTGTTTCGAAGGCTACTGAGCGATTTTCTGATGTTAGTACGCCGATTTATCAAGTGAATTTACAACTGAGTTTTCCTAGTCAGTTACAGTCACAATGGGTATGA